DNA from Terriglobus tenax:
CCGTCGGTACATGGCACCATCCTGAGCTACGTTCGTGAGCTGAAGGTTCCCATGGAGGTTTGCGTCAACACCTCCCGCTCTACCCTGCTGCAGAATGACAAGGTGAACGGCGGCAAGCCCTACACGCAGCGCAAGGTCATCAACGACACCCGCGGCGAAGTGGCCGAGCTGCTGACCAAGGCCCTGAACGGCGGCGCCCTGGACTCTGAGCTGACCAAGCAGGATCGCGAGCGCCTGGCCGACATCATGCACCTGTGGGGACCGCTGGACGGCAAGAACAAGTACACCGGTTCTGACCGTGCTGACATCACGCAGTATCCTGGCGCCGGCCCGCAGGACATGATCATCAACCGTCAGCCGATTACGATGCACGACCTTCTGGACGGCAACTTCTGGAACGCCGAGCTGTACGAAGAGGCATGGGACTGGCAGGCAACGATGTTCCAGCCGGTCAACGGCATGCAGCAGATCTCCAATGCCCTGGCCAAGTCGCTCGGACCGCTGATCGTCAAGTACAACTCGCCTGTCTCGGAGATCCTGAAGACCGAGAAGGGTGTGAAGGTTGCTTATGAGACGGCAGGCGTCAAGCACACCATTGAGGCAGACTATTGCGTCTGCGCCATGCCTCTGACGATCCTGAACAAGATCAAAGCTGACCTGTCGCCCGCGGTAAAGGCCGCGGTCGCCCGTGGCGCCGACTCCTACCGCGGTTCGTACAAGGTGCCGTGGGAAGCAACGACCCGCTTCTGGGAGAAGGACTACAACATCTACGGCGGCCTGAGCTTCCTGGCCAAGGGACCGCAGCCGATCTGGTATCCGTCGAACGGCATGTTCAGCGAAGGCCCGGCCATGATCTGCGCCGGCTACCAGGACGAGACGATCGACGGCTTCAACAAGCTGAGCCTGCAGGAGAAGTTCGAGTCCTCGCGCCTGTCGATTGAGAAGATGCACCCCGGCGGCGGCAAGCTGGTCTCCAAGCCGGTTTTCAACGGCTGGAAGCATGTGAAGTGGAATGAGGGTTCGTGGATCGGCGCCATCACCAAGGCCGACTACGCCACCATTACGCAGAACGACGGCGCAATCTACTTTGCCGGTGACCACACCTCGCACGTGGTGGGCTGGCAGGAAGGCGCCGCAGCCAGCGGACGCCGCGCCATCCAGATGATCAGCGACCATGTGAAGTCTGCCCGCCTCGGCGGCAAGCTCTCCAGCACGGTTACTGCCTAAACGAAACACAGGGGGCGGGCCTTCACGGCTCGCCCTTGTATTTTGGTACTGATGTATCAGGAGATTTCCATGAAGAAGATGTTCCTCGCTCTCGCCCTGACCGCCGCTGCCGCAACCGCCACTCATGCGCAGACCCCTGTGAAGCACATCCAGGACGACAAGGGCTTTATCGCCACCGGCGTCTGGGCCGGCGACACGCTGTACCTCTCCGGCCAGTTGCCTTCGCCCGTAACCCCGGCCGACCCGGCCAAGGGCACCCCGGCTGACTACGGCGACATGAAGACCCAGGCCGCCAGCGTCCTGGCCAAGATCGACGGCCTTCTGAAGGCCCAGGGCCTGACCACGGGTGACGTGGTGAAGGCGACCGTCTTCCTGGCTGCCAACCCGAAGACCGGCAAGCTGGAGTTCGCGGAAATGAATGGCGAGTTCTCCAAGTACTTCGGCACCAAGGATCAGCCGAACAAGCCGGCCCGCTCGGCTGTGCAGGTAGCTGCCCTGGTGGCTCCCGGTGCTCTGCTTGAGATCGAAGTGATTGCTGTGAAGAGCAAGAAGTAAGCTCTGCCCAGAAACGGAAAAGGCCGGCGTAAGCCGGCCTTTTGCTGTCTGAGGGGAAATTAGAGGCCTTCGATCTCCAGGAGGCGTTTCTTGCGGTCGACACCCCAGCGATAGCCAGTGAGCTTGCCGTTGCTGCCCACGACGCGATGGCAGGGGACGGCGAGCGCCACGGGGTTCGTGGCGCAGGCACGGGCCACGGCGCGGGTGGCGGTGGGCTGGCCCAGAGACTCGGCCACCTCGGCATAGCTGCGGGTTTCGCCACGAGGAATCTCGCGCAGGGCCTTCCAGACGCGCTGCTGGAAGACGGTGGCTCGCAGGTCCAGCGGCAGGTCCAGCTCATGCGGAGCCGATCGCAACTGCGCCAGCACGAAACGGACGCCCTGGGTCAGCAGCGGGTCGTCTTCGGCGGACTCAATCGCGGCGTGCGGGAAGCGGGAGCGCAGATCAGTCTCCACCTGGTACAAGGAGTCGCCAAAGGCGATAGAGCAGATGCCTTTGTGTGTCGCTGCGACAAGCACGAGGCCCAGGGAGCACTCGCTGGTGGTGAAGCGGATGGCGAGTCCTTCGGCTCCGCGGCGCGCCTCGCCGGGCGTCATACCAAGAGCGCTGGCGGCCTCATACATGCGGCTGGGGGAGGAGAATCCGGCCTCGTAGATGGCGTCGGTCACGCGGTTCTTCGGCAGCTGCGAGCGCAGGCGATCCAGCTTGCGGGCGGCGGCGAACTCCTTCGGCGTGACGCCGAGGATGCGCTTGAAGTTCTTCTGCAGGGCAAAGGTGCTGGTGCCGGTCAGACGAGCCAGGTGGTCCAGGGTGACGGTCTGTCCGCTGTGCGCGGTCAGGTATTCGGCGGCGCGGGTTACTGGGGTGAGAAAGCGGTCGAGCAGTGGCTCGTCTGGCCTGCAGCGTTTGCAGGCGCGGAATCCGGCTGCGATGGCTTCGGCTGGCGTGGCAAAGAAGTCGACCTGCGCGCGCGAGGGGCGGCGGCTGGGGCATGAGGGGCGGCAAAAGATGCCGGTGGACTTGACGCTGTAGAAAAATGGCGCGGCGGGGTCACGGTCCAGCACCTGCTGCCAGCGGGTGTCGGGTACGGCGGCCGGGATGGAGGGGCGGAATGCCATGGCAAGGTTCATAGGCAGTATCGTGCAACGGAGCGGCAGGTGGCCACACCCCGTTTCTTGCCGTCAAAGTTTGGCATCTAAGTCCGGAGTATGAGCCGTCGATTTGTACTCGGATTGCTGCTGGGCTGTGCCATGGTCTCCTCCGCCGTGGCGCAGCAGGATGAGGTGGTGCGTGTGGACGCACACGCGGAGGCGAAGCCTTTTCCCCACTTCTGGGAGCAGATGTTCGGCTCCGGCCGGGCGGTGCTGGCGTTGCGGCAAAGTTATCGTGACGACCTGGCTGCGGTGCATGCGGTTACAGGTGTGCAGTACCTGCGCTTCCACGCCATTCTGCATGACGAGCTGGGTGTCTACAACGAGGATGAGCACGGCAACCCGGTCTACAACTTCAACTACATTGACCAGATCTACGACGGCCTTCTGGCGCAGGGCGTCAAGCCGGTGGTGGAGCTGAGCTTCATGCCGAAGAAGCTCGCCTTCAATCCGGATGCACTGCATCCGTTCTGGTACAAGCAGAATGTCTCGCCGCCCAAGGATATGAAGCGGTGGAACGACCTGATCTCGGCGCTGGCGAGGCACCTGGTGCAGCGTTACGGAACGGAAGAGGTAGCGCAGTGGTACTTCGAGGTGTGGAACGAGCCGAACATCGACTTCTGGGGAGGCGTTCCGCGTGACGAAACCTACTTTGACCTGTATGCCAACACGGCGCGGTCGCTGAAGGCGGCGAGCCCGCGTCTGCGCGTGGGCGGTCCGGCCACCGCGGCGGCTGCGTGGGTGCCGGAGTTCCTGGCCTTCTGCGCACAGAACAAGGTGCCGGTGGATTTTGTTTCCACCCATGGATATGCGGACGAGCCGGTGAAGCGGTTGCTGGGAACGGACGAGGTGATTGCACCGGAGGACCGTGTGGCCGCGGCGATTGCGAAGGTGCGGCGCGAGATTGATGCTTCGGCAGCACCTCACCTGCCGCTCCTGTGGACGGAGTGGAATGTCTATCCTGCCCGCGATGCGCGGGAGACGCCGTATGTCGGTCCTGCACTGGCGAATACCATTCGCGAGGCCGATGGCAAGGTGGACTATCTTTCCTTCTGGACCTTCTCCGAGGTCTTCGAAGAGGGTGGCCCGGCGCGGGCTCCGTTTACGCAGTTCGGTATCCGGGCCATGGGCGGCATCAACAAGCCTGCGTTTTATGACTTCGCCCTGTTGCACCAGTTGGGCGAGCAGAGAATCTCGAACAGTTCGAAGCACGCCATCGTTACCAGGCTGGCGGACGGTAGCCTGGCGATTGTGGTGTGGAACCTGGTCGATCCCGAGGCGAAGCCGGTGAGCCGCGCTGTGACGCTGCAGGTGGAAGGCGTTCCCGCAAACGCCGAGGTCACGGTGCAGCGCGTGGATGAGGCACACGGCAACGTGGGTCCTTTTTACAAGGCCATGGGCAGCCCGGTAAGTCCCACGCCAGCGCAGGCAGGGGAGCTGAACCGCAAAACGGCGTTGGGTGAGCCGGAGCGCACGAAGCTCACCCAGGGCGTCGTCCATCTGCAGCTTGCGCCAAATGCGTTGCTGTTGGTGAAGATTGCGGCAGAGAAGCATCCTGCTTCGCGGTAAACGGGTCTAAGCTGGCAGAGCCTCAGGATTCGTCCTGAACCTTACCCCTGATCGAAGAGGAAGCATGGCGACTGCCGCAGCGACGGTAGACCAATCTGGTGCTGTGACCAAGGGTGTGAACCCGTGGCTGATTGCTGCGTCGGTCATGCTGGCCACCTTCATGGAGGTGCTGGACACCTCGATTGCGGCGGTGGCGCTGCCGTATATCGCCGGCTCGCTGTCGGCCTCGAACGACGAGGCCACATGGGTGCTGACCAGCTACCTGGTGTCGAACGCCATCGTTCTGCCGGCGTCGAACTGGTGCAGCCTGCGCTTCGGCCGCAAGCGCTTTCTGATGAGCTGCGTGGGCATCTTCACCATTGCCAGTTTCTTCTGCGGAGCCGCCCCGACACTGCCGCTGATGCTGCTGGCTCGCGTCGTCCAGGGTGCGGGCGGTGGCGCACTGCAGCCGCTGTCGCAGGCCATTCTGCTGGAGAGCTTTCCGCCCGCAAAGCGCGGCGCGGCCATGGCGGTTTTCGCGCTGGGCGTGGTGGTGGCCCCGGTTATCGGGCCAACGCTGGGCGGCTGGCTGACGGATACCTATTCCTGGCGCTACGCCTTTTACATCAACATTCCGGTGGGCCTGCTGGCACTGTTCATGATCGGCCGGTTTGTGAACGATCCGCCGTACATTGCGAAGGCGCGTGTGCCGCGCTTTGACAGGATCGGCTTCGGCACGCTGGTGGTATGGACCGGCTGCCTGCAGGTGATCCTGGACAAGGGACAGGAGGATGACTGGTTTGGAGCTATCTGGCTGCGCTGGGCAACGCTGTTCCTGGTGACGGCGCTGGCGTGGTTTCTCGTTCACTCGTGGCGGTCAAAGGATTCGCTGGTGGACCTGCAGATTCTCAGGAACCGGAACTTCGCCGTGGGCAGTGTGCTGATCCTGCTTTTCGGCATGGCGATCTATTCCACCGTAACGGTGCTGCCGCTCTTCTACCAGGAGCTGCTTGGCTACACGGCATTTACGGCCGGGCTTGTTGTGGCTCCGCGCGGCCTGGGAGCCATCCTGGGGTCATTTGTCATCGGCCGTATCTCCTCGAAGATCGACAACCGCATCCTGCTCACGCTCGGCTTCCTGGTATTCGGCCTGACGACGCTCTACTTCGGCAACATCACGCTGGATGTTTCTCCGACGACGCTGTTCTGGCCCATCGTCATCACAGGCATCGCTCTGGCGTTTGTCTTTGTGCCCATCAGCACCATGGCCTATGGAACGCTGCGCAATGACCAGATCGGCAATGCGTCGGGGCTGTTCAACCTGATGCGCAACGTCGGCGGCTCGATTGGGATTTCAATTGCGCAGACGCTGCTGGTGCGCCGCGCCGCGCTGCATCAGAACGAGATCATCAACTTTGTCCCCATTACCGGGGCGGAGTTCCAGCAGGCCGTACAGGCAACACGCGAGGCCCTGACGCACTCCTTCCTTGGCCCGGCGAATGCGCCTGCGGGAGCGAATGTGCAGCTCTATCAACAGCTCATACGACAGGCAATGTACTGGTCGTTTGTGGATGTCTTCCGGCTGTTGTCGCTGCTCTGCATCGTGTGCGTGGTGATCGTCTGGTTCTTCCAAAAGGTAAAGGGCAAGGGGCCGCCGGCCGGAGCGCACTAGAATGTTGGCCATGACTCCGGCGGACTTTCGCAGAATCGCGATCGCACTGCCTGGTGTGGAGGAAAGCTCCCACATGGGGGCAGCGGACTTCCGCGTGGGTGGCCGCATCTTCGCAACGCTGGCGCATGAGGCCAAAGGCTACGGCAACCTGATGCTTACCCCGGAGACGCAGCAGCCGCTGGTGGAAGAGCTGCCGGAGATTTTTCTGCCGGTCGCGGGCGGATGGGGGCGCAACGGAGCGACGCACATCGTGCTGTCGGCTGCAACCGAAGACCAGCTTCGCGGGGCGTTGAAAACGGCACACCGTCTGCGTGTGGAGAAGAACAGCAAGACGGGAAAGAAGCGCTAGCTACTCGTCGTCCAGCGAGACCTTGGCTTTGCCGTCTGAGAGAGAGGTGGCCATGAACTGCGGTTGTTTGCGTGGCTTCTTCACCGGTTTTGGCTCGTCTTTCGGGTCAAGCCGGTAGACGATCAGAAGGTTGCGCTCCGGGTCGTCGAGAGCGGGGTATTCGGCCACGCGGGTCAGCTTATAGAGCGGCGCGAGGGCGTCCATCTTGTCGTCTTCGACGATATTCCAGGCAATGAACCACCCCGGTTTGTAGGCGGCTACGCGCTTGTCCAGGTCCATGGTGCCGAAGTCGTCGCAGATGGCCGGAAGGCCGGTCATCAGGGCGAGGTTGGAGCCGGAGATGGAGAGTACCAGGTGGTTGCCACGCGGATCGGCGTCAATCGTCGACCGGATACGCTTGGCGGCGTTCAGGTAGGTGTACTCCGGCGTACGGACGTAGTGCAGCGTCTCCATGCCGGCACGGATGGTTACGACGGCCAGGGCTGCTGCCGCGGCGCCGCGCACCCAGGCACGGTCCTCTGAAAGCAGCGTCAGCGAGATGGCCAGAAGAATAGTGAGCGGAACCGCAACCACCAGGTAATACCGTGGCTGCAGGTTGTTGTGGTACGCCAGGAAGAAGAAGTATCCGGCGACCCACAGCAGCAGCGAGATATAGAGCGGGTTTCGCCATGCCTTGCGATGGGTCAGTACGACGGCGGCGATGGCGACGGCAACCAGAAGGTAGGAGATGCGCCCCATCCACATGCCATCGCGGAAGGTATTGGCGATGACCTTCCAGAGGGGTTCTTTCTGGAAGCTGGTGTACTGGTTGGCACTGAACAGGTAGCGGTAGTCGGCCAGGTAGTGGGGCCGGACAAAGATGAGGAAGTAGCTTGCCCAGAGGGTTGCGGAGATGGCTCCGGCCGGAAGGGCAAAGCGCAGCGCGGAGCGCCAGCGGTAGCCGGATTGGGCAAAAATCATCCAGAAGATAGCCGGCAGGAGGAAGACGGCCGTGGTCTTGGTGAGCACCATCAGCGGCATGATGATGCCGAGTGTGATGGTGGGCAGCCAGCGGGGGAGTCCTTTCGCCTGGGGGGAAAGGAACGATCCGGCATAAAGGCCGAGCAACGTCAGCAGAATCAGCAGGGGCTCCAGGATCGCCAGCCGGCTGAAGGCATAGATGAACGGGCTGACCGCGAGCAGCAGAACGGCGATGGCCGGAACCAGCGATCCCTGGCGCATACGGCGCAGCAGCAGGTAGGTCACGATCAGGATGGCGCCGAAGACGCCTACGGCGAGTCCGCGAGCGGTGCCCAGGCTGACGCCAAAGATGGAGAAGACGCCTGCTTCCAGAAGGGGCCAGACAGGCAGGGCCACGGCCGGGTTGAAGTCTCCGGAGACATACCAGTTGCCCCGCAGAAAATAGCGGATGGCTGCGTCGCCATACCAGCCTTCATCGGTGTACTTCGCCCAGTCCATCCACGGGGAATGGTTGGGGAAGTCCGCGTTCAGGTGGACGGCGTGCAGGGCGAAGAAGACCGCTGCCAGCGCCAGGATCGCCCATCGAACTCCACGATAATTTCCGTTCACGAGTGCGATTTTAGTGGATTGCCTTGGCAATCCACATTCCTGTTTCAAGGATCAGCGTATACGCAGCGGCTCGCGTCGTGAAATGGCGGCGGAGGTAAGCGCGGTCAAAGGCGCCCAGGAAGACAATCAGCAGTAGTGGATCGTAATACCGCTGGAAGCTGACGCGGATCATGATGGCTGAGCCAATGAGCAGCACCATCAGAGCGCGCGACTGCCAGTTGACCTGCCGGAAGAGGTGCGATGCGACAGCGGCTCCGGCGATGACCAGCAGGCTGTACAGGAACGGCTCCGCCTTCCCCGTAAAGTCGAGCATCTTGATGATGATGCCGCTGACAATGAGTTCGCCTCCGGTATAGAAGGGCGAAGGTGTGGTCAGCAGCTTGAGAAGCAGAAACAGCAGGCCAAACGAGAGGTCAGGGACCCAGGATCCGCGGGAGCGGAAGTACGCGGAGACCGCATGCGGCTGGGCGGCAAGGAAAGGAATCGCGGCAAAAAGAATGGAAAAGAAGATAAAGGCGACGCCTTCCAGCGCCAGCCCTTCATGGTGCTGCTGAAAACGCGGGGGCGTAAGCCCATGCCACAGCCGGAACAACGCCACGGCGGGAATCATGAGGGGGACGAAGATCAGGACCCATGCACGATGGATGGTGCCACGAAGAAGCAGTACCAGGGCAACATAGGCAATCAGCCAGAGAAAATTCTGCCGCGTGTAGAAGGTGAGGGCACTGGCCAAAGCCGCTCCCAGAAAGCAGAGCAGCGGATGTTTTGTATCGCTCTCCATCCAGGCGAGCGACAGCAGCGTCAGCAGGGTGAGGGCTGTCGCCATGTTGTCTGTCGATGGCCAGAATGCCTGCGTACGGTAGTACGGCGATACCAGAAGGACCGCGGCGAACAGCAGGATGGCAGGGCGATGCTCCGGCTGGAAGCCGAACCGCTTCGCCAGCAGAAGCGCAAAGACGCCGACCGCGGCAACGCACAGAAGGGTGCTTGCCACGCCATACGATGGCTGGTCATAGCGAAAAGGCCCGTAGACAGACAGCAGGTGAAACAGCGGAGTTGTGGCAGAGGAATAGCTCTGCAGCGCCTGCGCCAGTGGCTTGCTTTCAATGGTCTTGAAGGCCGGGATATGAAAGACCGTCAGGTCGCCATGCGCCGCGGAGGCAGCGCCTTCGTGCAGGAGATATCCCGCAAAAAAGGAGACGAGCAGCGCAACAAAGACCAGATAGGCAATGGAAAGCGGCGCACGGGAACGCGCGTTTGTCGTCATACCGGTGTGGTCGTCCATTTATTCGTAAGCGAGAGCTTCGATGGGATCTTTGGAGGCTGCCTTCAATGCCGGGTAGAGAGCTCCGAAGAATGCTCCTGCCAGGGACAGGATGGTTGCAATGCTGATCCAGCGGCCTGTCAGCTCAAAGTCCATGGTGGGGAACTTTGCATGGAGTGCGGCCCGTATGCCGAAGGTCGCAGCAATGCCGAGTGCCGTGCCGCAGATTGCGAGCAGTCCGCTTTCGCGGATAACAACGCCGACGATGGCTGCCTTGGAGGCGCCAAGCGACTTCAGGATGCCGATCTCCCGTGTGCGCTCCATAACGGCGGTGTACATGGATTGGAAGATCACCAGGAAGCCGATGATGATAGCGATTCCGATGACCGTTCTGAGGCCGACATTGAACAGGGGGAGCTTATCCGGAGCGAGACTGGAGAGCAGCTCATCCATGGTCTGGACGTCATACTGCTCCATCCCCGGTGTCGCATGAATCTCCGCCTTGACGACATCGGAGTTCTTCGGGTCATCGAGCTTCAGATAGAAGCCGCTGGCCTTGCCCTCGGTGCCGATCAACTGGCCCATGGTGTCAATCGGGATGAACTTGCGGCCGCCCTTGCCGTGCTCCACCACGCCAGAGATACGGAACTTGT
Protein-coding regions in this window:
- a CDS encoding GH39 family glycosyl hydrolase encodes the protein MSRRFVLGLLLGCAMVSSAVAQQDEVVRVDAHAEAKPFPHFWEQMFGSGRAVLALRQSYRDDLAAVHAVTGVQYLRFHAILHDELGVYNEDEHGNPVYNFNYIDQIYDGLLAQGVKPVVELSFMPKKLAFNPDALHPFWYKQNVSPPKDMKRWNDLISALARHLVQRYGTEEVAQWYFEVWNEPNIDFWGGVPRDETYFDLYANTARSLKAASPRLRVGGPATAAAAWVPEFLAFCAQNKVPVDFVSTHGYADEPVKRLLGTDEVIAPEDRVAAAIAKVRREIDASAAPHLPLLWTEWNVYPARDARETPYVGPALANTIREADGKVDYLSFWTFSEVFEEGGPARAPFTQFGIRAMGGINKPAFYDFALLHQLGEQRISNSSKHAIVTRLADGSLAIVVWNLVDPEAKPVSRAVTLQVEGVPANAEVTVQRVDEAHGNVGPFYKAMGSPVSPTPAQAGELNRKTALGEPERTKLTQGVVHLQLAPNALLLVKIAAEKHPASR
- the ada gene encoding bifunctional DNA-binding transcriptional regulator/O6-methylguanine-DNA methyltransferase Ada, whose translation is MAFRPSIPAAVPDTRWQQVLDRDPAAPFFYSVKSTGIFCRPSCPSRRPSRAQVDFFATPAEAIAAGFRACKRCRPDEPLLDRFLTPVTRAAEYLTAHSGQTVTLDHLARLTGTSTFALQKNFKRILGVTPKEFAAARKLDRLRSQLPKNRVTDAIYEAGFSSPSRMYEAASALGMTPGEARRGAEGLAIRFTTSECSLGLVLVAATHKGICSIAFGDSLYQVETDLRSRFPHAAIESAEDDPLLTQGVRFVLAQLRSAPHELDLPLDLRATVFQQRVWKALREIPRGETRSYAEVAESLGQPTATRAVARACATNPVALAVPCHRVVGSNGKLTGYRWGVDRKKRLLEIEGL
- a CDS encoding DHA2 family efflux MFS transporter permease subunit, giving the protein MATAAATVDQSGAVTKGVNPWLIAASVMLATFMEVLDTSIAAVALPYIAGSLSASNDEATWVLTSYLVSNAIVLPASNWCSLRFGRKRFLMSCVGIFTIASFFCGAAPTLPLMLLARVVQGAGGGALQPLSQAILLESFPPAKRGAAMAVFALGVVVAPVIGPTLGGWLTDTYSWRYAFYINIPVGLLALFMIGRFVNDPPYIAKARVPRFDRIGFGTLVVWTGCLQVILDKGQEDDWFGAIWLRWATLFLVTALAWFLVHSWRSKDSLVDLQILRNRNFAVGSVLILLFGMAIYSTVTVLPLFYQELLGYTAFTAGLVVAPRGLGAILGSFVIGRISSKIDNRILLTLGFLVFGLTTLYFGNITLDVSPTTLFWPIVITGIALAFVFVPISTMAYGTLRNDQIGNASGLFNLMRNVGGSIGISIAQTLLVRRAALHQNEIINFVPITGAEFQQAVQATREALTHSFLGPANAPAGANVQLYQQLIRQAMYWSFVDVFRLLSLLCIVCVVIVWFFQKVKGKGPPAGAH
- a CDS encoding ArnT family glycosyltransferase, whose amino-acid sequence is MNGNYRGVRWAILALAAVFFALHAVHLNADFPNHSPWMDWAKYTDEGWYGDAAIRYFLRGNWYVSGDFNPAVALPVWPLLEAGVFSIFGVSLGTARGLAVGVFGAILIVTYLLLRRMRQGSLVPAIAVLLLAVSPFIYAFSRLAILEPLLILLTLLGLYAGSFLSPQAKGLPRWLPTITLGIIMPLMVLTKTTAVFLLPAIFWMIFAQSGYRWRSALRFALPAGAISATLWASYFLIFVRPHYLADYRYLFSANQYTSFQKEPLWKVIANTFRDGMWMGRISYLLVAVAIAAVVLTHRKAWRNPLYISLLLWVAGYFFFLAYHNNLQPRYYLVVAVPLTILLAISLTLLSEDRAWVRGAAAAALAVVTIRAGMETLHYVRTPEYTYLNAAKRIRSTIDADPRGNHLVLSISGSNLALMTGLPAICDDFGTMDLDKRVAAYKPGWFIAWNIVEDDKMDALAPLYKLTRVAEYPALDDPERNLLIVYRLDPKDEPKPVKKPRKQPQFMATSLSDGKAKVSLDDE
- a CDS encoding Rid family hydrolase is translated as MKKMFLALALTAAAATATHAQTPVKHIQDDKGFIATGVWAGDTLYLSGQLPSPVTPADPAKGTPADYGDMKTQAASVLAKIDGLLKAQGLTTGDVVKATVFLAANPKTGKLEFAEMNGEFSKYFGTKDQPNKPARSAVQVAALVAPGALLEIEVIAVKSKK
- a CDS encoding flavin monoamine oxidase family protein, which gives rise to MGITRRDFLTRVGQAGGFSAAVVTMQALGLMPMKEVEAEAVKATSGAGKGVSIVVLGGGVAGLVTAYEARKLGYKVTVLEARGRAGGRAYSARGGDVIEFVDGTKQNVTWSPGLYWNMGPARIPSVHGTILSYVRELKVPMEVCVNTSRSTLLQNDKVNGGKPYTQRKVINDTRGEVAELLTKALNGGALDSELTKQDRERLADIMHLWGPLDGKNKYTGSDRADITQYPGAGPQDMIINRQPITMHDLLDGNFWNAELYEEAWDWQATMFQPVNGMQQISNALAKSLGPLIVKYNSPVSEILKTEKGVKVAYETAGVKHTIEADYCVCAMPLTILNKIKADLSPAVKAAVARGADSYRGSYKVPWEATTRFWEKDYNIYGGLSFLAKGPQPIWYPSNGMFSEGPAMICAGYQDETIDGFNKLSLQEKFESSRLSIEKMHPGGGKLVSKPVFNGWKHVKWNEGSWIGAITKADYATITQNDGAIYFAGDHTSHVVGWQEGAAASGRRAIQMISDHVKSARLGGKLSSTVTA
- a CDS encoding ABC transporter permease translates to MNKLVIGNLVHRPLRSLISVFAVAIEVIMILSIAAIMFGMLNGQKVRTSGIGADMITHPGAASNLIGVSGAAASIKVADVLKTLPHVTVAAPINIKLSSGATLENIYGIDFKSYDALRPFTFVSGGPFQGADDAIIDDFEAAKGKKVGDSIEILSHKFRISGVVEHGKGGRKFIPIDTMGQLIGTEGKASGFYLKLDDPKNSDVVKAEIHATPGMEQYDVQTMDELLSSLAPDKLPLFNVGLRTVIGIAIIIGFLVIFQSMYTAVMERTREIGILKSLGASKAAIVGVVIRESGLLAICGTALGIAATFGIRAALHAKFPTMDFELTGRWISIATILSLAGAFFGALYPALKAASKDPIEALAYE
- a CDS encoding MmcQ/YjbR family DNA-binding protein; the encoded protein is MLAMTPADFRRIAIALPGVEESSHMGAADFRVGGRIFATLAHEAKGYGNLMLTPETQQPLVEELPEIFLPVAGGWGRNGATHIVLSAATEDQLRGALKTAHRLRVEKNSKTGKKR